The following are encoded together in the Humulus lupulus chromosome 5, drHumLupu1.1, whole genome shotgun sequence genome:
- the LOC133777906 gene encoding inositol polyphosphate multikinase alpha-like — MFKIPDHQVAGHQASKGIIGPLIDNSGRFYKPLQSDDLGSQEVAFYTKFSSNNEIPNHIRKFFPTYYGTKDLEASDGSGLRPHLVMEDIASIRTNPSLMDIKMGSRTWFPTASEDYIMRCLKKDRETTSLPLGFRISGFQIYGSKDSGYWKPERKYVLGFSTNDVRIALRKFVSSNLSDDLVPEPDCAFAENVYGGADGVLAQLLKLKAWFEDQTIFHFYSCSVLMVYEKEATLKGEGPGATIKLIDFAHVIEGEGVIDHNFLGGLCSLIKFISEILENLPHNSAEVCVGISENDLVSAY, encoded by the coding sequence ATGTTTAAGATACCAGATCATCAGGTTGCTGGCCACCAAGCCAGTAAAGGAATCATTGGCCCTCTCATAGATAATTCAGGGCGCTTCTACAAGCCTCTTCAAAGTGATGACCTTGGCTCCCAGGAGGTGGCGTTCTATACAAAATTCTCTTCCAACAATGAAATTCCAAATCATATACGCAAATTCTTCCCCACCTATTATGGCACTAAAGATTTAGAGGCGTCTGATGGATCTGGTCTCCGTCCCCATCTCGTCATGGAAGATATTGCTTCGATTCGTACTAATCCTTCTCTAATGGACATTAAAATGGGATCTAGAACATGGTTCCCGACAGCTTCTGAAGATTATATCATGAGATGTCTTAAGAAAGATAGAGAAACAACAAGCTTGCCCTTGGGATTTAGGATATCTGGATTTCAGATTTATGGAAGTAAAGACTCTGGATATTGGAAACCGGAAAGGAAGTATGTTCTGGGGTTTAGTACAAATGATGTTAGAATAGCTCTTAGGAAATTTGTTTCATCTAATTTGTCAGATGATTTAGTTCCAGAACCAGACTGTGCGTTTGCAGAAAATGTTTATGGTGGTGCTGATGGGGTCTTGGCACAATTGTTGAAGCTCAAGGCATGGTTTGAAGATCAAACCATTTTCCATTTCTATTCTTGTTCGGTTCTGATGGTTTATGAGAAGGAAGCAACTCTAAAAGGGGAGGGCCCAGGAGCTACAATTAAACTGATTGACTTTGCACATGTGATCGAAGGGGAGGGTGTTATTGATCATAACTTCTTGGGTGGACTTTGCTCTCTGATCAAGTTTATATCAGAGATTCTTGAAAACTTGCCCCATAATTCAGCCGAAGTGTGTGTAGGAATCTCTGAGAATGACTTAGTTTCTGCCTATTAA